One genomic window of Bradyrhizobium sp. CCGE-LA001 includes the following:
- a CDS encoding esterase/lipase family protein translates to MTATAQTLRPPSRTLMFLEGRAIHEFGAFLGALPLLSLAPRGDGHPVLVLPGLVASDTSTGALRAFLSSKGYAVAGWRQGRNYGLRPGVQDAMLDQIRELNDTHGRKISLVGWSLGGIYARQLAKMVPDSVRQVITLGSPFAGDPRSTNAWRVYEWASGRKADEVDPRFGGELAAPPPVPTTAIFSRTDGVCAWQGCMEKSGAQTESIEVESSHCGMGHHPAAVYAVADRLAQKDGQWRPFDRSGWRSMVYPDPHR, encoded by the coding sequence ATGACTGCAACTGCCCAGACGCTGCGCCCGCCGTCCCGCACCTTGATGTTTCTGGAGGGGCGCGCGATCCACGAGTTCGGCGCATTCCTCGGCGCGCTGCCGCTGCTGAGCCTCGCGCCGCGCGGCGATGGGCATCCGGTGCTGGTGCTGCCGGGCCTCGTGGCCTCTGACACGTCCACGGGCGCACTGCGCGCGTTTCTGAGCAGCAAGGGTTATGCGGTGGCTGGTTGGCGCCAAGGCCGTAACTACGGCCTGCGGCCCGGCGTTCAGGACGCGATGCTCGATCAGATCCGGGAGCTCAACGACACCCACGGCCGCAAGATCAGCCTGGTCGGTTGGAGCCTTGGTGGCATCTATGCGCGCCAGCTTGCCAAGATGGTGCCGGACAGCGTGCGCCAGGTGATCACGCTCGGCAGCCCCTTCGCCGGCGATCCGCGCTCGACCAACGCATGGCGCGTCTATGAATGGGCGAGCGGGCGCAAGGCCGACGAGGTCGATCCGCGTTTTGGCGGTGAGCTCGCCGCGCCGCCGCCGGTGCCGACCACCGCTATCTTCAGCCGGACCGACGGCGTTTGCGCCTGGCAAGGCTGCATGGAGAAGTCGGGCGCACAGACCGAGAGCATCGAGGTCGAAAGCAGCCATTGCGGCATGGGCCATCATCCCGCGGCGGTCTATGCGGTCGCCGACCGTCTCGCGCAGAAGGACGGCCAGTGGCGCCCGTTCGATCGCAGCGGCTGGCGCAGCATGGTGTATCCCGACCCGCATCGGTAG
- the paaX gene encoding phenylacetic acid degradation operon negative regulatory protein PaaX, which translates to MAHPLSRIIDQLKREPSRTGSIVITVFGDAIVPRGGVVWLGTLLQFFEGLDIDSGVVRTAMSRLAADGWLMREKVGRNSFYRLADKGRQTFEAATRHIYDPPPSDWTGRFELLLIGNGEDRDASREALRNAGFGSPLPGVWVAPSGVPVPDEAAGAIRLEVSAEDDSGRRLLSASWPLQRTADAYLKFMKTFEPLQAALARGTDLSEADAFTARILLIHHYRRVVLRDPLLPESLLPSDWPGRAARDLCGEIYRALLAPSEQWLDGHGTNEKGALPPARKLLERRFGA; encoded by the coding sequence ATGGCGCATCCGTTGTCCCGCATCATCGACCAGCTCAAGCGCGAGCCGTCGCGCACCGGCTCCATCGTCATCACCGTGTTTGGCGACGCCATCGTGCCGCGTGGCGGTGTGGTGTGGCTCGGCACGCTGCTGCAATTCTTCGAAGGCCTCGACATCGACAGCGGCGTCGTGCGGACCGCGATGTCGCGCCTTGCGGCGGACGGCTGGCTGATGCGCGAAAAAGTCGGTCGCAACAGTTTTTACCGGCTCGCGGACAAGGGCCGCCAGACCTTCGAGGCCGCCACGCGTCACATCTACGATCCGCCGCCGTCCGACTGGACGGGCCGCTTCGAGTTGCTCCTGATCGGCAATGGGGAAGACCGCGACGCCTCGCGCGAAGCGCTCCGCAATGCCGGCTTCGGCAGTCCGCTGCCGGGCGTCTGGGTCGCGCCGTCGGGCGTGCCGGTTCCGGACGAAGCCGCAGGCGCGATCCGTCTCGAAGTCTCGGCGGAGGATGACAGCGGCCGCCGTTTGCTCAGCGCGAGCTGGCCGCTGCAGCGCACCGCGGATGCCTATCTGAAATTCATGAAGACCTTCGAGCCACTTCAGGCCGCACTCGCGCGCGGCACCGATTTGTCGGAAGCCGATGCCTTCACCGCGCGCATCCTCCTCATCCACCACTACCGCCGGGTCGTGCTGCGCGATCCGCTGCTGCCCGAGAGCCTGCTGCCGTCGGATTGGCCGGGGCGGGCCGCCCGCGACCTCTGCGGCGAGATCTATCGCGCGCTCCTTGCTCCATCGGAGCAATGGCTCGATGGCCATGGAACCAACGAGAAGGGAGCCTTGCCACCGGCCCGGAAGCTCCTGGAGCGAAGGTTTGGCGCCTGA
- the paaA gene encoding 1,2-phenylacetyl-CoA epoxidase subunit PaaA, which yields MYTQALNTAETDDRGLEDAGKAAQFQARIDAEERIEPNDWMPAAYRKTLTRQISQHAHSEIVGMLPEGNWITRAPTLRRKAALLAKVQDECGHGLYLYAAAETLGTSREELVDAMLAGKAKYSSIFNYPTLTWADIGTIGWLVDGAAIMNQIPLCRCSYGPYARAMIRVCKEESFHQRQGYEIMLTLCRGSDEQKAMAQDALNRWWWPVLMMFGPPDATSQHSDTSTKWKIKRFSNDELRQKFVDATVPQAHYLGLTIPDPGMIQDADGHWRYSEIDWTEFKQVLAGNGPCNRDRMAARRKAHEEGAWVREAAAAYAAKRAQRQTAQAAE from the coding sequence ATGTACACCCAGGCGCTGAACACGGCCGAGACCGACGATCGCGGTCTGGAGGACGCTGGCAAAGCCGCGCAGTTTCAGGCCCGCATCGATGCCGAGGAGCGCATCGAGCCGAACGACTGGATGCCGGCGGCCTATCGCAAGACGCTCACCCGCCAGATTTCCCAGCACGCTCATTCCGAGATCGTCGGCATGCTGCCCGAAGGCAACTGGATCACGCGGGCGCCGACACTGCGTCGCAAGGCGGCGCTGCTCGCCAAGGTGCAGGACGAGTGCGGCCACGGCCTCTATCTCTACGCCGCCGCCGAGACGCTCGGCACCTCGCGCGAAGAGCTGGTCGATGCCATGCTCGCGGGCAAGGCCAAATATTCCTCGATCTTCAACTATCCGACGCTGACCTGGGCCGACATCGGCACCATAGGGTGGCTGGTCGACGGTGCCGCGATCATGAACCAGATCCCGCTGTGCCGATGCTCCTATGGTCCCTATGCGCGGGCGATGATCCGCGTCTGCAAGGAGGAGTCCTTTCACCAGCGCCAGGGCTATGAGATCATGCTGACGCTGTGCCGCGGCTCGGACGAGCAGAAGGCGATGGCGCAGGACGCGCTAAACCGCTGGTGGTGGCCTGTGCTGATGATGTTCGGCCCGCCCGATGCGACGAGCCAGCACAGCGACACCTCCACGAAGTGGAAGATCAAGCGCTTCTCGAACGACGAGCTGCGCCAGAAATTCGTCGATGCCACGGTGCCGCAGGCGCACTATCTCGGCCTCACCATTCCCGATCCCGGCATGATCCAGGATGCTGACGGGCACTGGCGCTACTCTGAGATCGACTGGACCGAGTTCAAGCAGGTGCTTGCCGGCAACGGCCCCTGTAATCGCGACCGCATGGCTGCGCGCCGTAAGGCGCATGAGGAGGGCGCCTGGGTGCGCGAGGCGGCGGCCGCCTATGCAGCCAAGCGCGCGCAGCGTCAGACAGCTCAGGCTGCCGAATAG